Proteins encoded together in one Pseudoalteromonas xiamenensis window:
- the acs gene encoding acetate--CoA ligase has translation MSQSIYPVPEAFKNTALVDNDRYNELYQQSIDDPEQFWALQGKRLDWFTPYSKVKNTSFDKGHISIKWYEDGVLNVSYNCIDRHLKDKADKVAMIWEGDNPNHSENITYQTLHDEVAKLANGLRKLGVKKGDRVAIYMPMTPQAIYAMQACARIGAIHSVVFGGFSPTAIADRIVDSGAKVVITSDEGRRGGNCVPLKANVDEALTHKDVKTIEHVIVHQLTGGEVEWNDVDVWWHDLVADLPATCEPEPMNAEDPLFILYTSGSTGKPKGVVHTSGGYLVYASMTHEYVFDMKENDVYWCTADVGWITGHSYMTYGPLANGCTQVIFEGVPTYPTSGRIGDVVDKHGVTILYTAPTAIRALMAKGDEPIASSTRKSLRLLGSVGEPINPEAWTWYYDKIGNQQCPIVDTWWQTETGGIMITPLPGAIDMKPGSATRPFFGIAPALFDAEGNTLDGANEGNLVILDSWPSQARTVFGDHERFEQTYFSAYPGVYFTGDGCRRDEDGYYWITGRVDDVLNVSGHRLGTAEIESALVAHESVAEAAVVGYPHDIKGQGIYVYVTPNEGVTVTEELTKEVRNWVRKELSPIASPDMIQWTPGLPKTRSGKIMRRILRKIAANEYEQLGDTSTLADPSVVEELIENRLNR, from the coding sequence ATGTCACAGAGTATTTATCCAGTTCCTGAAGCATTCAAGAACACTGCACTCGTTGATAATGATCGCTATAACGAACTATACCAACAATCTATAGACGATCCTGAGCAATTTTGGGCTCTACAAGGCAAACGACTGGACTGGTTTACCCCGTATAGTAAAGTAAAAAACACGTCATTCGATAAAGGCCATATCAGTATTAAATGGTATGAAGACGGTGTACTAAACGTATCGTATAACTGTATTGACCGTCATTTAAAAGACAAAGCGGATAAAGTAGCCATGATTTGGGAAGGCGACAATCCAAATCACAGTGAAAACATTACTTATCAAACACTTCACGATGAAGTCGCAAAATTGGCGAATGGCCTTCGCAAACTTGGTGTTAAAAAAGGCGATCGCGTTGCGATTTATATGCCCATGACGCCTCAAGCAATTTATGCGATGCAAGCGTGTGCGCGAATTGGTGCAATTCACTCTGTGGTGTTTGGTGGCTTTTCGCCAACCGCAATTGCTGACCGAATCGTAGATTCGGGCGCGAAAGTCGTTATAACTTCTGATGAAGGGCGACGTGGTGGAAATTGCGTACCTTTGAAAGCGAACGTCGATGAAGCGTTAACACATAAAGATGTGAAAACGATTGAACATGTTATCGTTCATCAACTGACCGGTGGTGAAGTCGAGTGGAATGATGTTGACGTTTGGTGGCATGACCTCGTTGCCGATTTACCTGCAACATGTGAACCCGAACCAATGAATGCGGAAGATCCGCTTTTCATTCTCTATACATCTGGGTCAACGGGTAAACCAAAAGGCGTTGTACATACTTCTGGTGGTTATTTAGTTTACGCATCCATGACGCACGAATACGTGTTCGACATGAAAGAAAATGATGTCTATTGGTGTACAGCGGATGTGGGTTGGATCACGGGTCACAGTTATATGACTTATGGTCCACTTGCAAATGGTTGCACACAAGTTATTTTTGAAGGTGTTCCGACATATCCTACGTCGGGTCGAATTGGTGATGTTGTTGATAAACATGGCGTTACGATTCTATATACGGCACCCACAGCAATTCGAGCGTTGATGGCAAAAGGTGATGAACCAATAGCCTCTTCTACTCGTAAATCATTACGTTTGCTTGGGTCGGTTGGCGAACCGATTAACCCAGAAGCGTGGACATGGTATTACGATAAAATTGGTAACCAGCAGTGCCCAATCGTAGATACGTGGTGGCAAACTGAAACTGGTGGCATCATGATCACGCCACTACCTGGCGCAATTGATATGAAGCCGGGTTCCGCAACGCGGCCATTCTTTGGTATTGCGCCGGCGCTATTCGATGCGGAAGGCAATACATTGGATGGAGCGAATGAAGGCAACTTAGTGATCCTCGATAGTTGGCCATCTCAAGCTCGTACAGTATTTGGTGATCATGAGCGATTTGAACAAACCTACTTCTCGGCTTATCCTGGCGTTTATTTTACTGGTGACGGTTGTCGACGTGACGAAGATGGTTATTACTGGATTACGGGTCGTGTGGACGACGTTCTAAATGTATCAGGACATCGTTTAGGTACTGCAGAAATTGAAAGTGCGCTGGTTGCACACGAGTCGGTAGCGGAAGCTGCGGTAGTTGGTTATCCGCATGACATTAAGGGCCAAGGTATCTATGTATACGTAACGCCAAATGAGGGTGTAACCGTCACTGAAGAGTTAACGAAAGAAGTGCGTAATTGGGTGCGGAAAGAGTTGAGCCCCATAGCCTCACCTGACATGATCCAATGGACTCCAGGCCTGCCAAAAACACGCTCAGGTAAAATCATGCGTCGTATTTTGCGAAAAATCGCAGCGAACGAATACGAACAATTGGGTGATACATCAACGCTTGCAGACCCATCTGTGGTTGAAGAGTTAATTGAGAATCGCTTGAACCGTTAA
- a CDS encoding peptidoglycan DD-metalloendopeptidase family protein, protein MLHWRVVTLLSLCIALSACSSRQKPAPVSSLDTRQTSSTQKINIKGSSYVVKQGDTLFSIAFAANQDYRTVAKRNNIPAPFTIYPGQKLYFDNSNNKNKKRKKYTNLSNKSSSQQRKYNKIVKKDLDPKNQPEYVQKEVNKKSSSTNQLDSKGVHWIWPTSGKITQRFSIKENGYKGLQISNKQGTNVVAAAGGVVVYAGNALRGYGNLIILKHDDDYLSAYAHNSKLLVREQQQVKVGQKIAEMGSTDAESSALRFEIRFRGQSVDPVIYLPKN, encoded by the coding sequence AGTAGTTTAGATACTCGTCAGACGTCTTCAACACAAAAAATTAATATTAAGGGGTCTTCCTATGTTGTAAAGCAAGGCGATACTCTTTTCTCTATTGCATTCGCCGCAAATCAAGATTACCGCACAGTTGCAAAGCGCAACAATATCCCAGCCCCATTCACTATTTACCCTGGGCAGAAGCTGTATTTTGACAATTCCAATAATAAAAATAAAAAGCGCAAAAAATATACCAATCTGAGTAATAAGTCTAGTTCTCAACAACGAAAATATAACAAAATTGTAAAAAAAGATCTTGATCCGAAAAATCAACCAGAGTATGTTCAAAAAGAGGTCAATAAAAAATCCAGTAGTACCAATCAGTTGGATAGTAAAGGGGTACATTGGATTTGGCCTACGTCGGGTAAAATTACTCAACGGTTTTCGATTAAGGAAAATGGCTACAAAGGTTTGCAGATAAGTAACAAACAAGGGACTAACGTCGTTGCTGCTGCTGGTGGTGTGGTTGTGTACGCTGGAAACGCGTTACGCGGTTACGGCAATTTAATCATATTGAAACACGATGATGATTATTTAAGTGCATACGCGCACAACTCAAAATTGCTTGTTAGAGAGCAACAGCAGGTTAAAGTTGGTCAAAAGATTGCCGAAATGGGAAGTACAGATGCTGAATCATCGGCGCTCAGATTTGAGATCCGCTTTAGAGGGCAGTCTGTTGATCCGGTGATCTATTTACCGAAAAACTAA
- a CDS encoding DcaP family trimeric outer membrane transporter, producing the protein MTTKTMTTKSLCALAVASVLSAPALAADLNGTSVNYGGYIKLDAMWSDFSDGSLGAQNLGRDFYIPSSTPVSATSSEDAVFDMHAKQSRFFFGTKTALDDGSSIDTKIELDFLVTPGGNERVSNSYVPRIRQAYVTYKGWLFGQAWSNFQNVGALPETLDFVGPTEGTVFNRQAMIKYTTGNWSFSMENPESTVTVNKAMVVTDDASMPDFTARYTHNADWGNFVVTALARQLTYKAGAADETESSFGISASGMVKVGSKDNVKFMLTQGSGLGRYVGLNAAHGAVYDGSRLDAIDSTSGFVAYQHFWNDQLRSTFLYSFFDADNNVDLLAYSGDPTKKIHSYSANILYSPVKKLTFGVEYKVANRETESGLDGDLDRIQLSAKYVF; encoded by the coding sequence ATGACAACCAAAACTATGACAACAAAATCTTTGTGTGCACTTGCGGTTGCAAGTGTTCTCAGCGCTCCTGCTCTTGCGGCAGACCTTAACGGTACATCAGTAAACTATGGCGGTTACATCAAATTAGATGCGATGTGGAGTGATTTTTCCGACGGCTCGCTTGGCGCGCAAAATCTAGGACGAGACTTCTATATTCCGAGTAGCACACCAGTATCGGCAACCTCAAGCGAGGATGCGGTATTTGACATGCATGCAAAGCAATCACGCTTCTTCTTTGGTACTAAAACAGCGCTTGATGATGGGAGTAGCATCGATACAAAAATCGAACTCGATTTTTTAGTGACACCTGGCGGTAATGAGCGTGTTAGTAACTCGTATGTGCCTCGCATTCGTCAGGCCTATGTAACCTATAAAGGTTGGTTGTTTGGTCAGGCTTGGTCAAACTTCCAAAACGTAGGTGCATTGCCAGAAACGCTTGATTTTGTCGGACCAACAGAAGGCACGGTATTTAATCGTCAAGCCATGATCAAATATACGACTGGTAATTGGTCGTTCTCAATGGAGAATCCTGAAAGTACTGTAACAGTCAATAAAGCAATGGTTGTTACCGATGACGCAAGCATGCCTGATTTCACGGCTCGCTACACACACAATGCAGACTGGGGTAATTTTGTTGTGACCGCACTTGCTCGTCAGCTTACTTACAAAGCCGGGGCTGCGGATGAAACTGAATCTTCATTCGGTATTAGTGCATCAGGTATGGTGAAAGTTGGTTCGAAAGACAACGTTAAGTTTATGCTCACACAAGGTTCTGGACTTGGCCGCTATGTAGGCTTGAACGCGGCACATGGTGCGGTTTATGATGGCAGCAGGCTAGATGCGATTGATTCAACATCAGGCTTTGTAGCGTATCAACACTTCTGGAATGATCAATTACGTTCTACATTCTTATATTCATTCTTTGATGCCGATAATAATGTCGACCTACTCGCTTACTCAGGCGACCCTACGAAAAAAATTCATAGTTATAGTGCTAACATCCTCTATTCGCCAGTTAAAAAACTAACGTTTGGTGTTGAATACAAAGTCGCAAATCGTGAAACAGAAAGTGGATTAGATGGTGATTTAGACCGCATTCAACTTTCAGCTAAATACGTTTTCTAA
- the recA gene encoding recombinase RecA, with the protein MNDNKQKALEAALSQIERQFGKGSIMKLGDSQALDIEAISTGSLGIDIALGIGGLPTGRIVEIYGPESSGKTTLTLQVIAEAQKQGKTCAFVDAEHALDPVYAQKLGVNVDELLVSQPDTGEQALEICDMLVRSGAVDVVIVDSVAALTPKAEIEGEMGDTHVGLQARLMSQALRKLTANIKRSNTLCIFINQIRMKIGVMFGNPETTTGGNALKFYASVRIDIRRIGSVKEGEEVVGNETRVKIVKNKVAPPFKQAEFIIMYGEGISKEGELLDLGVQHKIVDKSGAWYSYNGNKIGQGKSNSIKFLKENVAIANEIEGKLRDMLLLQATIKPEEGVDPGLAESELEL; encoded by the coding sequence ATGAACGATAACAAGCAAAAAGCGTTGGAAGCAGCATTGTCGCAGATCGAGCGTCAATTCGGTAAAGGTTCAATCATGAAGTTGGGTGATAGCCAAGCTTTAGATATTGAAGCGATTTCGACCGGTTCACTCGGTATCGATATTGCGCTTGGTATTGGTGGTTTGCCGACAGGTCGTATCGTTGAAATTTACGGTCCTGAATCTTCAGGTAAAACAACGCTGACTTTACAAGTTATCGCTGAAGCTCAGAAGCAAGGTAAAACTTGTGCGTTTGTTGACGCTGAGCACGCACTTGATCCTGTTTATGCACAAAAGTTAGGTGTCAATGTTGACGAACTACTTGTATCTCAACCAGATACAGGTGAGCAAGCTCTTGAAATCTGTGACATGTTAGTACGCTCTGGCGCCGTTGATGTTGTGATTGTTGACTCGGTTGCTGCATTAACACCTAAAGCCGAAATTGAAGGTGAAATGGGTGATACGCACGTAGGTTTGCAAGCTCGTTTAATGTCGCAAGCACTTCGTAAACTGACTGCAAACATCAAACGCTCAAACACGTTGTGTATTTTCATCAACCAAATCCGTATGAAGATTGGTGTGATGTTCGGTAACCCTGAAACGACCACTGGTGGTAACGCACTGAAATTCTACGCGTCGGTTCGTATCGATATTCGCCGTATCGGCTCAGTAAAAGAAGGTGAAGAAGTCGTCGGTAATGAAACCCGTGTTAAGATCGTAAAGAACAAAGTAGCGCCACCATTCAAACAAGCTGAATTTATCATCATGTACGGTGAAGGTATTTCCAAAGAAGGTGAGTTACTTGATTTGGGTGTACAGCATAAAATCGTTGATAAGTCGGGTGCTTGGTATAGCTACAATGGTAACAAAATCGGCCAAGGTAAATCGAACTCAATTAAGTTTTTAAAAGAAAACGTGGCGATCGCGAACGAAATCGAGGGCAAACTACGTGATATGTTACTTCTACAGGCAACTATTAAGCCTGAAGAAGGGGTTGATCCAGGTCTTGCTGAAAGTGAATTAGAACTATAA
- a CDS encoding response regulator transcription factor — protein sequence MSQFLIADDHPLFREALKGALLSRIEGLTVFESDNFDCTLAVLSEQEDLDLLLLDLHMPGNGDLYGLIRIREDYPSLPIAVVSGSEDLTIVSKVMGYGAMGFIPKASSSDDIAYAIEQILEGESWLPESIKDKVAAITVEDKELAQQVASLTPQQYKVLQYLHEGLLNKQIAYELNISEATIKAHITAIFRKLGVYNRTQAVLIASKLQLEPIEPSA from the coding sequence ATGAGTCAGTTTTTAATCGCAGATGACCATCCTCTGTTTAGGGAAGCACTAAAAGGAGCCTTACTGTCTCGAATTGAAGGCTTAACTGTATTCGAATCGGATAACTTCGACTGTACATTGGCTGTTTTGTCTGAGCAAGAAGACTTAGATTTGTTGTTGTTAGACCTCCACATGCCCGGTAATGGCGACTTATATGGACTAATTCGTATTCGCGAAGATTACCCCAGTTTGCCTATTGCCGTCGTGTCAGGCAGTGAAGATTTAACTATTGTCTCTAAAGTCATGGGATATGGAGCAATGGGTTTTATTCCAAAAGCTTCATCCTCAGATGATATTGCCTATGCCATTGAGCAAATACTTGAAGGGGAGTCTTGGTTGCCGGAATCAATTAAAGATAAAGTGGCTGCCATTACTGTAGAAGATAAAGAACTTGCACAGCAGGTAGCTTCTTTAACTCCACAACAATACAAAGTGCTGCAATATTTACATGAAGGTCTGTTAAATAAGCAAATTGCATATGAATTGAATATATCTGAGGCCACCATTAAGGCCCACATTACTGCAATATTTAGAAAATTGGGTGTGTACAATCGTACTCAAGCTGTGCTGATCGCCTCAAAATTACAACTAGAACCAATCGAACCATCAGCGTAA
- the purU gene encoding formyltetrahydrofolate deformylase translates to MSIVLTAECPDDVGLIAKITGLCYEHQLNITRNQEFVNKEAARFFMRTELSTRPSDSFLTELQARLPVGSKVELHSNEKTKVVLLATKEAHCLGGVLLKQFEQAMNIDVLAVIANYPDLEPLVKGFNVPFHVVSHEGLTREEHDKKVGDLVDEYKPDVIGLAKYMRILSPNFVSRFSNRIINIHHSFLPAFIGARPYHQAFERGVKIIGATAHFVNDELDEGPIILQDVTQVTHADNAEDMAKIGRDIEKTVFCKALQLACEQKVFINGNKTVVFA, encoded by the coding sequence ATGTCGATAGTATTAACCGCGGAATGTCCCGACGATGTTGGACTTATCGCGAAAATAACGGGCTTATGTTACGAACACCAGCTCAACATCACCCGAAATCAGGAATTTGTAAATAAAGAAGCCGCACGTTTTTTCATGCGTACAGAGTTATCTACACGCCCAAGTGATAGCTTTCTAACTGAGCTGCAAGCTCGGTTACCCGTTGGTAGTAAAGTAGAGCTACACAGTAATGAAAAAACCAAGGTGGTGCTACTCGCCACAAAAGAAGCTCACTGTTTAGGTGGGGTGCTACTCAAACAGTTTGAACAAGCAATGAACATCGACGTGCTTGCGGTAATCGCAAACTATCCTGATCTAGAACCACTGGTAAAAGGGTTCAATGTGCCTTTCCACGTTGTCTCACATGAAGGGTTGACGCGTGAAGAACACGATAAAAAAGTGGGTGATTTAGTGGATGAATACAAACCTGATGTGATTGGGCTTGCTAAATACATGCGTATCCTAAGTCCCAATTTTGTTTCTCGTTTTAGTAACCGAATTATCAATATTCATCACTCTTTTTTGCCCGCTTTTATCGGCGCAAGACCTTATCACCAAGCTTTTGAACGAGGTGTAAAAATCATTGGTGCAACGGCACACTTTGTTAATGATGAGCTTGATGAAGGGCCTATTATTTTGCAAGATGTCACTCAAGTGACTCATGCAGATAACGCCGAAGATATGGCTAAAATTGGTCGAGATATTGAGAAAACCGTTTTTTGTAAGGCTTTACAATTAGCCTGTGAACAGAAAGTGTTTATCAATGGCAATAAAACGGTGGTTTTTGCTTAA
- the rpoS gene encoding RNA polymerase sigma factor RpoS: MSQTAKLESKKTSDFEDKFEDEVTIDESIDDEEILNEEDDADEEIFLKDEAVKNLDATQLYLSEIGFSPLLSAEEEVYFARKALKGCEASRKRMIESNLRLVVKIARRYNNRGLALLDLIEEGNLGLIRAVEKFDPERGFRFSTYATWWIRQTIERAIMNQTRTIRLPIHVVKELNVYLRTARELTQKLDHEPTAEEIAACLDKPVEEVSRMLRLNEKITSVDTPIGGENDKALLDVLTDERGFGPENEVQSNDINRHIVDWLGELNPKQREVLARRFGLLGYEPSTLEDVGREIGLTRERVRQIQVEALRRLKDILQHEGLSTDSLFEQL; encoded by the coding sequence ATGAGTCAAACAGCGAAACTTGAATCAAAGAAAACGAGCGATTTTGAAGACAAATTCGAAGATGAAGTAACGATCGACGAATCGATTGATGATGAAGAAATACTCAACGAGGAAGATGACGCTGACGAAGAGATTTTTTTAAAAGATGAAGCCGTCAAAAATCTCGATGCGACTCAGCTTTATTTGAGTGAGATCGGATTTTCTCCGTTACTTAGTGCAGAAGAAGAAGTCTACTTTGCACGCAAAGCCCTCAAAGGATGCGAAGCTTCACGAAAACGTATGATTGAAAGTAACTTACGTTTGGTAGTAAAGATCGCTCGCCGTTATAATAACCGTGGCCTTGCGCTACTCGATTTAATCGAAGAGGGCAATCTGGGTCTGATACGAGCCGTTGAAAAATTCGATCCTGAGCGCGGATTCCGATTTTCTACCTACGCAACTTGGTGGATACGTCAAACTATTGAACGTGCGATTATGAACCAGACCCGCACCATTCGTTTACCGATTCACGTTGTAAAAGAATTAAATGTGTACTTGCGAACTGCAAGAGAGCTTACACAAAAACTGGATCACGAGCCGACGGCTGAAGAAATAGCTGCTTGTTTGGATAAGCCTGTTGAAGAAGTAAGTCGGATGCTCCGACTAAATGAAAAAATCACCTCTGTAGACACGCCTATAGGTGGTGAGAATGACAAAGCCTTGTTAGATGTTCTTACGGATGAACGCGGTTTCGGTCCTGAAAATGAAGTTCAAAGCAATGACATCAACCGCCATATTGTTGATTGGTTGGGTGAGCTGAATCCAAAACAACGAGAAGTACTCGCCCGCCGCTTTGGTTTACTCGGATACGAACCATCTACGCTTGAAGATGTAGGACGAGAAATCGGTCTAACTCGTGAACGCGTGCGTCAAATTCAAGTTGAAGCTTTGCGCCGCTTGAAAGATATCTTGCAACACGAAGGGTTAAGTACAGATAGCCTTTTTGAACAGCTCTGA
- a CDS encoding CinA family protein codes for MNLHQEITTLAAKVGGILTDKRLTITTIESCTGGGISYALTDTPGSSTYIEQCFVTYSNAAKSTLANVSSETLAAFGAVSEQVVCEMANGGALAAHADVAIAVSGIAGPSGGSVEKPVGLVWFAWKVLDKTMSMSHIFSGNRSEVRSQAIAFALENLLKLLNDKN; via the coding sequence ATGAACTTACATCAAGAGATAACGACCCTTGCTGCAAAAGTAGGGGGTATTCTAACGGATAAGAGATTGACGATCACTACTATTGAATCATGTACCGGTGGTGGGATCAGTTATGCACTTACGGATACCCCAGGAAGTTCGACTTACATTGAGCAATGTTTTGTCACCTACAGCAATGCAGCCAAATCAACGCTGGCCAATGTTTCAAGTGAAACCCTCGCAGCTTTTGGTGCAGTAAGTGAACAAGTCGTATGTGAAATGGCTAACGGTGGCGCATTGGCTGCTCATGCTGATGTGGCCATTGCGGTTTCAGGCATCGCAGGACCTTCAGGTGGAAGTGTGGAAAAACCGGTGGGACTGGTGTGGTTTGCTTGGAAAGTACTGGATAAAACAATGAGTATGTCACACATCTTTTCAGGAAATCGATCTGAAGTTAGAAGCCAAGCTATTGCTTTTGCATTAGAAAATTTACTGAAGCTGCTTAATGATAAAAATTAG
- the mutS gene encoding DNA mismatch repair protein MutS, which translates to MPIDLYSEHTIKQQTPMMQQYLRIKSEHKDILLFYRMGDFYELFFDDAKRAAQLLDISQTHRGKAGGEPIPMAGVPYHAVDNYLARLVQMGESVAICEQIGDPATSKGPVERKVVRIVTPGTVTDEALLQERQDTLLAAIWQDKTTCFGIAYLDINSGEFTIVELDTEEAVLSTLQRLQPAELLYPEEFNALHIVEKYKGARRRPQWEFDLDTANHLLCQQFGTQDLVGFGVSQSTRGLIAAGCVMQYVKDTQRTALPHIRAIRLEKNEHAVILDAATRRNLELTTNLGGGIENTLAQVLDKTATAMGSRLLKRRIHTPIRDRLELNARLNAISSIIDEQLYLSLFELLKQIGDIERVVTRLALCNARPRDLTRLRFALEVLAPLHESLAQSQDARLTAICSKTPEFPELLDLLTRAVVENPPVLIRDGGVIAPGYNAELDEWRSLSEGATDILEQLEERERVRTGISTLKIGFNKVHGFYIDVSRANSHLVPADYIRRQTLKNNERYIIPELKEHEDKVLGSQSKALALEKQLYEELFEFIAPYIEQLQLMAAALADLDVLNTFAERAQTLDYCKPELHEHDGLDIEGGRHPVVEQVSKAPFIANPVKLSTDRKMLIITGPNMGGKSTYMRQTALIALMAHIGSFVPASRAQIGAIDRIFTRIGASDDLASGRSTFMVEMTETATILNNATSQSLVLMDEIGRGTSTYDGLSLAYATADYLASKLSAKTLFATHYFELTELAQLKHGLVNVHLDAVEHGDTIAFKHTVLEGPASKSFGLQVAALAGVPKDVIQTAKRKLALLESHQSVIETELNERGNTMTTTTQSQLSLLPAANPLEEKLTSIDPNELTPKQALDLLFELKALTK; encoded by the coding sequence ATGCCAATTGATCTCTATTCTGAACATACTATAAAACAACAAACTCCAATGATGCAGCAGTATCTGCGTATAAAGTCGGAGCATAAAGACATTCTATTGTTCTACCGAATGGGCGATTTCTATGAATTGTTTTTTGACGATGCTAAAAGAGCGGCCCAACTGCTCGATATTTCGCAAACTCATCGAGGAAAAGCTGGCGGAGAACCAATTCCTATGGCGGGAGTGCCTTATCATGCGGTTGATAACTATTTAGCCCGCCTTGTGCAAATGGGAGAATCGGTCGCAATTTGCGAGCAAATTGGTGATCCCGCCACCAGCAAAGGTCCGGTAGAACGTAAAGTGGTTCGTATCGTTACGCCTGGCACTGTTACCGACGAGGCTTTACTTCAGGAACGACAAGACACTCTACTGGCTGCGATTTGGCAGGACAAAACCACATGCTTTGGCATCGCTTACCTTGATATCAACTCGGGTGAATTCACCATTGTTGAACTCGACACTGAGGAGGCTGTGCTCTCAACGCTGCAACGCTTGCAACCCGCTGAACTGCTTTACCCTGAAGAGTTCAATGCGCTCCACATAGTGGAAAAATACAAAGGAGCTCGCCGTAGACCTCAATGGGAGTTTGATTTAGACACGGCAAATCATTTACTTTGCCAACAGTTTGGGACACAGGATCTCGTTGGATTCGGCGTATCACAGTCCACTAGAGGTTTGATTGCTGCGGGCTGTGTTATGCAGTATGTCAAAGACACTCAGCGCACGGCATTACCGCATATTCGAGCAATTCGCCTTGAGAAAAATGAACATGCCGTCATTCTTGATGCCGCGACACGTAGAAACTTGGAGCTGACGACTAACTTAGGTGGTGGCATCGAAAATACTTTGGCTCAAGTATTAGATAAAACGGCGACAGCAATGGGGTCCCGCTTACTTAAGCGTCGAATTCATACGCCGATACGAGATAGACTTGAACTGAATGCGCGTTTAAACGCCATTTCGAGCATTATTGACGAACAATTGTATTTGTCGCTATTTGAGCTCTTGAAGCAAATTGGTGATATCGAACGCGTAGTTACTCGGCTTGCTCTGTGTAATGCCAGACCTCGTGATCTAACTCGTTTGCGTTTTGCATTAGAAGTGCTCGCCCCCTTACACGAGAGCCTGGCACAAAGCCAAGACGCACGCCTAACTGCAATCTGCAGTAAAACACCTGAATTTCCTGAGTTACTCGACCTTTTAACTCGCGCCGTTGTTGAAAACCCACCCGTACTCATTCGAGATGGTGGTGTCATCGCCCCTGGCTACAACGCGGAACTGGATGAATGGCGCTCACTCAGCGAAGGCGCGACGGATATCCTTGAACAATTGGAAGAACGCGAACGTGTTCGTACGGGGATCAGTACCCTAAAGATAGGTTTTAATAAAGTTCATGGTTTCTACATAGATGTAAGTCGCGCAAATAGCCATTTAGTGCCAGCCGACTACATTCGCAGACAAACTCTCAAGAATAATGAACGATATATTATTCCGGAACTTAAAGAACACGAAGACAAAGTACTGGGGAGCCAAAGCAAGGCTCTCGCTCTTGAAAAGCAACTCTATGAAGAGTTGTTTGAATTCATCGCACCTTACATTGAACAATTGCAGCTTATGGCCGCCGCATTGGCTGACTTGGATGTGCTAAATACATTTGCAGAACGAGCACAGACGCTAGATTATTGCAAACCTGAATTACATGAACATGATGGACTTGATATCGAAGGCGGTCGTCATCCTGTTGTTGAGCAAGTTTCGAAGGCACCATTTATCGCAAACCCAGTAAAACTCAGTACAGACCGTAAAATGCTGATTATTACAGGTCCGAATATGGGTGGTAAATCAACTTACATGCGCCAAACGGCCTTAATCGCATTAATGGCTCATATCGGTAGTTTTGTTCCAGCTAGCCGTGCTCAAATTGGGGCTATTGATCGCATTTTTACACGTATTGGTGCAAGTGACGATCTTGCTTCTGGCCGCTCAACATTTATGGTTGAAATGACTGAAACAGCAACGATATTAAATAATGCGACGAGCCAATCCTTAGTATTAATGGATGAAATCGGGCGCGGCACAAGTACGTACGACGGCTTATCTTTAGCTTATGCAACCGCGGACTATCTCGCGTCGAAACTATCGGCTAAAACTTTGTTTGCAACACATTACTTTGAGTTGACAGAACTCGCTCAACTGAAGCATGGCCTTGTCAATGTGCATTTAGATGCGGTAGAGCATGGCGACACGATCGCGTTCAAGCACACCGTGTTGGAAGGCCCCGCGAGCAAAAGTTTCGGATTGCAGGTTGCGGCACTTGCGGGCGTACCCAAAGACGTGATCCAAACGGCAAAACGAAAATTGGCACTGCTAGAGTCGCATCAATCAGTGATTGAAACCGAATTAAATGAACGTGGAAACACCATGACGACGACCACACAGTCACAGCTATCACTGCTACCAGCAGCAAACCCACTTGAAGAGAAACTGACGAGCATTGACCCTAATGAGTTAACGCCAAAACAAGCGCTCGATTTATTGTTTGAACTCAAAGCGTTAACAAAGTAA